The proteins below are encoded in one region of Caulobacter henricii:
- a CDS encoding alkyl/aryl-sulfatase, with product MAGRSLNLRATFFVSALTLLAVPLAAFAGEPASSTTIERQKALAQSLPFSDRQDFEFADRGFMGTRTDPLIKRADGQVAWNLAAYDFLKGEPPATVNPSLWRQAQLLARHGLYQVSDRVWQVRGFDVSNITFIKGDTGWVVVDPLTTTETAKAALDLITEKVGSLPIRAVIYTHSHSDHFGGVRGIVDEADVKAGKVAIVAPEGFMKEVVSENVLAGNAMSRRAQYQFGLMLPPGVEGQVSSGIGQGIAKGTITLIPPTQIIDHTGQELVLDGVKVRFQYTPNTEAPAEMNFYLPDLRILDMAENVNPSMHNVLTPRGALVRDSKAWADYLTESIRLFADGSDLMITSHGWPRFGQETVKTVLAAHRDTYKYLHDQSVRMLNHGLTGDEIAAQIELPPSLAKDWFNRGYYGSMSFNSRAVYQRYMGWYDANPAHLSPAPPAQTGQRYVAAMGGAEKVKAMAGEAAKAGDYDWAATLLNHVVMTDDSDKAGKAQLANVYEQLGYQAESAIWRNMYLTATDELRGGVRKVPASMAPLDMLQGLPSQMIFDVLAIRLNAEKVGDAKLRLAFVFPDRKERFLVEVRNRVLVAQPSEGGETVDATLTVARPLFLDSLFRGTPLLPKILTGEVKLEGDRSAMGRLSGWFDAFPNDFPIVTRRK from the coding sequence ATGGCAGGACGCAGCTTGAACCTTAGAGCGACATTTTTTGTGTCGGCCCTGACACTACTTGCGGTGCCGTTGGCGGCTTTCGCCGGCGAGCCGGCTTCGTCCACAACGATTGAGCGGCAGAAGGCGCTTGCCCAAAGTCTTCCGTTTTCAGATCGCCAGGATTTTGAATTCGCTGATCGCGGCTTTATGGGCACGCGGACCGATCCGCTGATCAAGCGCGCCGACGGCCAGGTGGCCTGGAACCTTGCGGCCTATGACTTTCTGAAAGGCGAGCCGCCGGCGACAGTGAATCCCAGCCTCTGGCGCCAGGCCCAGCTACTGGCGCGGCACGGTCTGTACCAGGTGTCGGACCGGGTGTGGCAGGTCAGGGGCTTTGATGTCTCCAACATCACCTTCATCAAGGGTGATACGGGCTGGGTGGTGGTTGATCCCTTGACCACGACGGAAACCGCCAAGGCCGCGCTTGATCTCATAACCGAAAAGGTCGGGTCCCTGCCGATCCGCGCGGTGATCTATACCCACAGCCATAGTGATCACTTCGGCGGCGTGCGGGGTATCGTCGACGAGGCGGACGTCAAGGCCGGCAAGGTCGCCATTGTCGCGCCCGAGGGCTTCATGAAGGAGGTCGTCAGCGAAAACGTGCTGGCCGGCAACGCCATGAGCCGCCGGGCCCAGTACCAGTTTGGCCTGATGCTGCCGCCCGGCGTCGAAGGGCAGGTCAGTTCGGGGATCGGTCAGGGCATCGCCAAGGGGACCATCACCCTGATCCCCCCGACCCAGATCATCGACCATACCGGTCAGGAGCTGGTGCTGGATGGCGTCAAGGTGCGGTTCCAGTACACGCCCAATACCGAAGCCCCGGCGGAAATGAACTTCTACCTTCCGGATCTGCGCATTCTGGACATGGCCGAGAACGTCAATCCGTCGATGCACAATGTGCTGACGCCGCGCGGCGCTCTGGTGCGCGACAGCAAGGCCTGGGCAGACTATCTGACCGAGTCTATCCGTCTGTTTGCCGATGGTTCGGACCTGATGATCACCAGCCATGGCTGGCCTCGCTTCGGCCAGGAGACGGTCAAGACCGTGCTGGCGGCGCACCGGGATACCTACAAGTATCTGCACGACCAGTCCGTTCGTATGCTCAACCATGGTCTGACCGGCGATGAGATCGCGGCCCAGATCGAACTGCCACCCAGCCTGGCCAAGGACTGGTTCAATCGTGGCTACTACGGCAGCATGAGTTTCAACAGCCGGGCGGTCTACCAGCGCTATATGGGCTGGTACGATGCCAACCCCGCCCATTTGTCTCCCGCGCCGCCGGCCCAGACGGGCCAGCGCTATGTTGCTGCCATGGGCGGTGCCGAGAAGGTCAAGGCCATGGCCGGCGAGGCCGCTAAGGCGGGGGACTATGACTGGGCGGCGACCCTGCTCAACCACGTGGTCATGACGGACGATAGCGACAAGGCCGGCAAGGCACAGTTGGCCAATGTCTATGAGCAGCTTGGCTATCAGGCCGAGAGCGCCATCTGGCGCAACATGTACCTGACCGCCACTGATGAGCTGCGGGGTGGGGTGCGCAAGGTTCCGGCCTCGATGGCACCGCTCGATATGCTTCAGGGACTTCCCAGCCAGATGATCTTTGATGTTCTGGCCATCCGCCTGAATGCCGAGAAGGTTGGCGATGCAAAGCTCCGGCTTGCGTTCGTCTTCCCGGACCGCAAGGAGCGCTTCCTGGTCGAGGTCCGGAACCGGGTGCTGGTGGCCCAGCCTTCGGAGGGCGGTGAGACCGTGGATGCCACCCTGACGGTGGCGCGGCCCCTGTTCCTCGATTCCCTGTTCCGGGGGACACCCCTGTTGCCCAAGATCTTGACCGGAGAGGTCAAGCTCGAGGGTGATCGCTCTGCCATGGGACGACTGTCGGGGTGGTTTGACGCCTTCCCCAACGATTTTCCGATTGTGACCCGCCGCAAATAG
- a CDS encoding TetR/AcrR family transcriptional regulator — translation MLDAAVRVFAEKGLHNTTMQDIADRVCMAKILIYRLYPSRQALIDALFSDILGEIETIAAQPWRGYGSGMATLIGLGRARPALLLLLLREARGHPETLPWATACDTLLAGLAEPFVAPPAEASDELKAACAQAARTFMPFIVEACIAGIEDRDGMTDVARAQWFGAIVLAWRTATRTALGLPDAPEPYSLLNPLPHAF, via the coding sequence GTGCTTGATGCCGCCGTCAGAGTGTTCGCCGAGAAGGGTCTCCACAACACGACGATGCAGGACATCGCCGATCGTGTCTGTATGGCCAAGATCCTGATCTATCGGCTCTATCCGTCACGGCAGGCCCTGATCGATGCCCTGTTCAGCGACATTCTGGGCGAGATTGAGACGATTGCAGCCCAACCCTGGCGCGGTTACGGCTCGGGCATGGCGACCCTGATCGGCCTGGGACGCGCGCGCCCTGCCCTGCTGCTGCTTTTGCTTCGGGAAGCGCGCGGCCATCCGGAAACCCTGCCCTGGGCGACGGCATGCGACACCCTGCTGGCCGGGCTGGCAGAGCCCTTTGTCGCGCCCCCTGCCGAAGCCTCAGACGAACTCAAGGCCGCTTGCGCGCAAGCCGCACGCACCTTCATGCCCTTCATCGTCGAAGCGTGTATCGCCGGTATCGAAGACCGTGACGGGATGACGGACGTCGCCCGGGCGCAATGGTTTGGTGCGATCGTCCTGGCCTGGCGCACAGCAACCCGGACCGCTTTGGGGCTTCCTGATGCCCCAGAGCCCTACAGTTTGCTCAATCCCCTGCCTCACGCCTTTTGA
- a CDS encoding TVP38/TMEM64 family protein, with product MMRRLIEFVTNMDARAWRTVAVSFVLFGGVGIVFLFGAQFLGFNGETTVEHWLGAASGPWALPAAVGAFALMAFLGVPQFVLIAAAVVVFGPWTGFFYSWIGTLVSSLVGFWFGRTFGAKILRDFAGDGVAKFMRLIGKNGFLASLIVRLVPSAPFIVVNMAAGVTPMRLRDFAAGTAIGIIPKIGLTAFAGNSIVQAMRGGGQQHIVLLVLAIAVWIVAGLIARAWLKRREAGD from the coding sequence GTGATGCGCCGCCTCATCGAGTTTGTGACCAATATGGACGCCCGTGCCTGGCGCACGGTGGCGGTGTCCTTTGTCCTGTTCGGCGGCGTAGGGATCGTCTTCCTGTTCGGAGCCCAGTTCCTCGGTTTCAATGGTGAAACGACCGTTGAGCACTGGCTGGGCGCAGCGAGTGGACCCTGGGCCCTGCCGGCGGCGGTTGGCGCCTTTGCCCTAATGGCCTTTCTGGGGGTGCCGCAGTTTGTCCTGATCGCCGCAGCGGTGGTGGTCTTTGGCCCATGGACGGGCTTCTTCTACAGCTGGATCGGCACCCTGGTCTCATCCCTGGTGGGTTTCTGGTTTGGGCGCACTTTCGGGGCCAAAATTCTGCGCGACTTTGCCGGTGATGGCGTGGCCAAGTTCATGCGCCTGATCGGCAAGAATGGCTTTCTGGCCAGCCTCATTGTGCGACTGGTGCCGTCGGCACCTTTCATCGTCGTCAACATGGCCGCAGGCGTGACGCCGATGAGGTTGCGTGATTTCGCGGCAGGCACGGCGATCGGGATCATTCCGAAGATCGGCCTGACGGCGTTCGCAGGCAATTCCATTGTTCAGGCCATGCGGGGGGGCGGCCAGCAGCATATTGTCCTGCTCGTGCTGGCTATAGCAGTCTGGATCGTGGCGGGTCTGATTGCCCGCGCCTGGCTCAAAAGGCGTGAGGCAGGGGATTGA
- a CDS encoding ParA family protein encodes MKTLAVISRKGGAGKTTLAVNLAITAHLAGLKTMIADMDPQRSATDALRARVAPGPTLMEINAGKLFQTKATAGYSGYDCVIVDTPAAPDADVLQAVQCADLCVLVCRPTFLDIASVARSAEAVRRLGKKGLIVLSQAPPRRNGEEPSSVLKAAEALRFTGMPMAPVGLRARAAFQQSMAHGRSACEWEPNSAASQEIKRLWDHLETLAPSGQNDLYLRAN; translated from the coding sequence GTGAAGACCCTGGCTGTGATTTCTCGCAAGGGCGGAGCCGGCAAGACTACGCTTGCGGTCAATTTGGCGATAACCGCCCATCTGGCGGGCCTCAAGACGATGATCGCCGATATGGATCCACAACGCTCGGCAACGGATGCGCTGAGGGCCCGCGTCGCGCCAGGTCCGACGCTGATGGAGATCAACGCCGGCAAGCTGTTTCAGACCAAGGCAACGGCCGGATACAGCGGCTATGATTGCGTGATCGTCGATACCCCGGCGGCTCCTGATGCCGATGTTCTTCAGGCTGTGCAGTGCGCGGACCTCTGCGTTCTGGTGTGTCGGCCCACCTTTCTGGACATCGCGTCGGTCGCCCGGTCCGCTGAAGCGGTGCGCCGCCTGGGCAAGAAAGGACTGATTGTCCTGAGTCAGGCACCGCCGCGCCGCAATGGTGAAGAGCCCAGCAGTGTTCTGAAGGCCGCTGAGGCCCTGAGATTCACCGGCATGCCCATGGCTCCGGTCGGGCTTCGGGCCCGGGCAGCCTTTCAGCAGTCCATGGCGCACGGCCGGTCAGCCTGCGAGTGGGAGCCGAACTCGGCCGCCAGCCAGGAGATCAAGCGCCTTTGGGATCATCTCGAGACCTTGGCACCCAGCGGCCAGAACGACCTCTATCTGCGCGCGAACTGA
- a CDS encoding pyridoxal phosphate-dependent aminotransferase, giving the protein MSLESAALRRIAPSATIAISAKARALKAAGRDVIALSAGEPDFDTPDNIKEAGIAAIRAGKTKYTDPDGMPELKAAICAKFKRENGLDYKPSQVHVAPGGKPVIYNALVATLNPGDEVIIPAPYWVSYPDMTLLAGGTPVPVETTPESGFKLTPEALEKVITPRSKWLIINSPSNPSGGAYSRAELQAIADVLLKHPQVWVLTDDMYEHLVFDDFEFTTIAQVEPKLYDRTLTMNGVSKAYAMTGWRIGYAAGPEPLIKAMGKMISQTTSNPSSVSQWAALEALNGTQDFIKPNAKLFQERRDLVVSMLNQATGLHCPTPEGAFYVYPSCAGLIGKTAPSGKVIESDEDFAVELLETEGVAVVHGAAFGLSPFFRISYATSNDVLEDACSRIQRFCGNVK; this is encoded by the coding sequence ATGTCGCTCGAGTCCGCCGCCCTGCGGCGCATCGCACCTTCGGCCACCATCGCCATCAGCGCCAAGGCGCGCGCCCTGAAAGCGGCCGGCCGTGACGTGATCGCGCTGTCCGCCGGCGAGCCCGACTTCGACACGCCGGACAATATCAAGGAAGCCGGTATTGCGGCGATCCGTGCCGGCAAGACCAAGTACACCGACCCGGACGGCATGCCCGAACTGAAGGCCGCGATCTGCGCCAAGTTCAAGCGCGAGAACGGTCTCGACTACAAGCCGAGCCAGGTCCATGTCGCCCCGGGCGGCAAGCCGGTGATCTATAACGCCCTGGTCGCCACCCTGAATCCGGGCGACGAAGTGATTATCCCCGCCCCCTACTGGGTGTCCTATCCGGACATGACCCTGCTGGCCGGAGGGACGCCCGTGCCGGTGGAAACCACCCCCGAGAGCGGCTTCAAGCTGACGCCCGAGGCCCTCGAAAAGGTCATCACCCCCCGGTCGAAGTGGCTGATCATCAACAGCCCCTCCAACCCGTCAGGCGGTGCCTATTCCCGCGCCGAACTGCAGGCCATCGCCGACGTGCTGCTGAAGCATCCGCAGGTCTGGGTCCTGACCGACGACATGTACGAGCATCTGGTCTTCGACGACTTCGAGTTCACCACCATCGCCCAGGTCGAGCCGAAGCTCTATGACCGTACCCTGACGATGAACGGCGTTTCGAAGGCCTATGCCATGACCGGGTGGCGCATCGGCTACGCGGCCGGCCCCGAACCGCTGATCAAGGCCATGGGCAAGATGATCAGCCAGACGACCTCCAATCCGTCATCCGTTTCCCAATGGGCGGCGCTTGAGGCCCTGAACGGTACGCAGGATTTCATCAAGCCCAATGCCAAGCTGTTCCAGGAGCGCCGCGACCTGGTGGTGTCCATGCTGAACCAGGCGACCGGCCTGCACTGCCCCACCCCGGAAGGCGCATTCTACGTCTATCCGTCCTGCGCCGGTCTGATCGGCAAGACCGCGCCGAGCGGCAAGGTCATCGAAAGCGACGAGGATTTCGCCGTCGAGCTGCTGGAAACCGAAGGCGTCGCCGTGGTCCATGGCGCAGCCTTCGGCCTCTCGCCCTTCTTCCGGATCAGCTACGCGACCAGCAATGATGTGCTGGAAGACGCCTGCTCCCGGATCCAGCGCTTCTGCGGCAACGTGAAGTAA
- a CDS encoding sensor histidine kinase, with product MTRPIPGIVDAQTLAEAIVDTIHEPLLVLDEHFTVLAASRSFYETFRVEPQATLGRLLYALGEGQWDIPALRLLLETIIPQHTAMDGFEVDYDFPGLGRRTMLLNARNVIYATSPRTTILLAFTDVTARRLIERERAVLLERTEALLQQKQVLLQEMQHRVANSLQIIASILMLKARAVNSEETRFHLKDAHQRVISVAEVQSHLHASEGVDRIEVGPYLNKLCASLAASMISDHRPIALTVLADHVYIRSDKAVSVGLIVTELVINAIKYAFPIARADARIMVTFKGDADDWELCVIDNGIGQVAAFAPGKPGGLGTVIVQALVKQLDGRMAIITDHGVHVSIRTGRLALALPETHDEPKV from the coding sequence ATGACACGACCCATACCAGGTATTGTCGACGCCCAGACCCTCGCTGAGGCTATTGTCGACACGATCCACGAGCCGCTCCTGGTCCTGGACGAACACTTCACGGTACTGGCCGCCAGCCGCTCCTTCTACGAAACCTTTCGGGTCGAGCCGCAAGCGACCCTGGGCCGGCTGCTGTACGCCCTTGGAGAGGGTCAGTGGGACATCCCTGCGCTTAGACTGCTGCTCGAGACGATCATTCCACAGCACACGGCCATGGACGGCTTTGAAGTCGACTACGACTTTCCGGGCCTGGGGCGCCGCACCATGTTGCTCAATGCCCGCAACGTCATCTACGCAACCAGTCCCCGCACAACCATCCTGTTGGCCTTCACCGACGTCACCGCCCGCCGCCTGATCGAGCGCGAAAGAGCGGTCCTGCTTGAGCGCACAGAGGCACTCTTGCAGCAGAAACAGGTCCTGCTGCAGGAAATGCAGCACCGTGTGGCCAACAGCCTCCAGATCATCGCCAGTATCCTGATGCTGAAGGCGCGGGCCGTGAATTCGGAAGAGACCCGGTTCCATCTCAAGGACGCCCATCAGCGCGTCATCTCGGTGGCAGAAGTGCAATCGCACCTGCATGCGTCAGAAGGCGTCGACCGGATCGAGGTTGGTCCCTATCTCAACAAGCTGTGCGCCAGCCTGGCGGCCTCGATGATCAGTGACCATCGTCCAATCGCCCTGACCGTGCTCGCCGACCACGTCTATATCCGCTCCGACAAGGCTGTGAGCGTTGGCCTTATCGTCACCGAACTTGTCATCAACGCCATTAAATATGCCTTCCCGATCGCCCGAGCCGATGCCCGGATCATGGTCACCTTCAAAGGGGACGCCGACGACTGGGAACTGTGCGTGATCGACAACGGCATTGGTCAGGTCGCCGCTTTCGCCCCGGGCAAGCCAGGCGGCCTGGGCACCGTTATCGTCCAGGCCCTGGTCAAGCAGCTCGATGGGCGGATGGCCATCATCACCGACCATGGCGTCCATGTCTCCATCAGGACCGGTCGGCTGGCCCTTGCCTTGCCGGAGACCCACGACGAACCCAAGGTTTGA
- a CDS encoding carboxymuconolactone decarboxylase family protein: MRLDQPRVKPLSEDALSPEQADVLAPLGAGGVIPAGPVLNIFRTLAHAPNALKAFLAWGNYVLSKRNDLPAREREIVILRTGYLCKSGYEWTQHVEIGLRCGLTVDEIARIKAGSEAGWSRPEAALIRAADELNADQFIGNQTWSDLLEHFSEKQAMDVVFTAGQYTQVCMMLNTFGVQLDPGQTLDPDLRKT, encoded by the coding sequence ATGCGATTGGATCAGCCGAGGGTCAAACCCCTGTCAGAGGATGCCCTGTCTCCCGAACAGGCAGACGTCCTGGCCCCTTTGGGCGCGGGTGGCGTGATCCCGGCGGGCCCGGTGCTGAACATCTTTCGCACCCTGGCCCATGCGCCAAATGCCCTGAAGGCCTTCCTCGCCTGGGGCAACTACGTGCTCTCCAAGCGCAATGACCTGCCGGCCCGCGAACGCGAGATCGTCATTCTGAGGACAGGCTATCTCTGCAAGAGCGGCTACGAGTGGACGCAGCATGTCGAGATCGGCCTGCGCTGCGGTCTGACCGTTGATGAAATCGCCAGGATCAAGGCCGGTTCTGAGGCCGGTTGGTCGCGGCCCGAGGCCGCCCTGATCCGCGCGGCGGACGAACTGAACGCCGACCAATTCATCGGCAACCAGACCTGGTCGGACCTGCTTGAACACTTCAGCGAAAAACAGGCCATGGATGTGGTTTTCACGGCCGGCCAGTACACCCAGGTCTGCATGATGCTCAACACCTTCGGGGTTCAGCTGGATCCGGGCCAAACCCTCGATCCCGACTTGCGCAAGACCTGA
- a CDS encoding glutathione S-transferase family protein: MLTLFHAPKSRSTRFLWLLEELGAPYEVRTVDIYRATTKSGARDPANPHPHGQVPALLDDGVLVTESAAIALYLTDKFPTNGLGPEVGDLLRGPYLSWLAYYAGVLEPAITTLWKQRQDEADQATYQALDDRLRTTLEASPWLLGDRFSAADMMFVSLLQFARQMLPPHAVYDDWLARANARPALARALAKDAA; this comes from the coding sequence ATGCTCACCCTGTTCCATGCCCCGAAATCCCGATCGACCCGCTTCCTGTGGCTGCTCGAGGAACTGGGCGCCCCCTACGAGGTCCGGACCGTGGACATCTATCGGGCGACGACGAAGTCAGGGGCTCGCGACCCGGCCAATCCGCACCCCCATGGACAGGTGCCGGCCCTGCTGGACGACGGCGTTCTGGTGACGGAATCAGCCGCCATCGCCCTTTATCTGACCGACAAGTTCCCCACCAACGGCCTGGGACCCGAGGTCGGGGACCTCTTGCGTGGTCCTTATCTCAGCTGGCTCGCCTACTATGCAGGCGTCCTTGAACCGGCGATCACCACGCTCTGGAAACAGCGGCAGGACGAGGCGGACCAAGCGACTTATCAGGCTCTGGATGACCGCTTGCGGACAACTCTGGAAGCCTCTCCCTGGCTGCTGGGCGATAGGTTCTCGGCAGCAGACATGATGTTTGTCAGCCTGTTGCAGTTCGCGCGGCAGATGCTGCCTCCGCACGCGGTCTATGATGACTGGCTGGCCCGGGCCAATGCGCGACCTGCCCTGGCACGAGCCCTCGCCAAGGATGCTGCCTAA
- a CDS encoding DUF6807 family protein produces the protein MALRAPGFALAALVALLAVGTAVQADPAVGARVDAIFADDSVTLTEGGKPVLVYRTKPLAPSVEPGRLNYVHPLYAPDGTVLTEDKPADHLHQRGVFWSWHQILVNGKMVADGWYMKGLTFHVREKRFKGDSQGGGTLTVNADWIVTSGPELDYVARETTKVRVFPLKDGGRRINFDTVITSRVETLGLGGSDDAKGYGGFSIRLVRPESLSFASAGKTVTPADTAVAAGPSMGFAWPAEAGLPAWTLGLTCKVNDQPITSWILRRSLSMQNCAFPGQTPYVFKKDESLRLHQTLIIRPATPAKGSTVPTPPKS, from the coding sequence ATGGCTCTCCGCGCACCAGGCTTCGCCCTTGCTGCCCTTGTTGCCCTTCTGGCTGTGGGAACGGCCGTCCAAGCCGATCCCGCCGTTGGAGCCAGGGTTGACGCCATCTTCGCCGATGACTCGGTCACACTGACCGAAGGCGGCAAGCCGGTTCTGGTCTATCGGACCAAGCCCCTCGCCCCATCCGTGGAACCAGGGCGGCTGAACTATGTCCACCCGCTCTATGCCCCCGATGGCACGGTACTGACCGAAGACAAGCCGGCCGACCATCTTCATCAGCGCGGCGTGTTCTGGAGCTGGCACCAGATCCTGGTGAACGGCAAGATGGTAGCCGACGGCTGGTACATGAAGGGCCTGACCTTTCATGTCCGGGAGAAGCGCTTCAAGGGGGATAGCCAGGGCGGCGGCACCCTCACAGTCAATGCCGACTGGATTGTCACGTCAGGACCAGAACTCGACTATGTGGCCCGTGAGACCACGAAGGTCAGGGTCTTTCCGCTGAAGGACGGTGGCCGGCGCATCAATTTTGACACCGTCATCACCTCGCGCGTTGAAACCCTGGGTCTCGGCGGCAGCGACGATGCCAAGGGGTATGGCGGCTTTTCCATACGTTTGGTGCGTCCGGAGAGCCTAAGCTTCGCCTCGGCGGGCAAAACCGTCACTCCTGCAGACACGGCGGTTGCAGCCGGCCCCAGCATGGGATTCGCCTGGCCCGCAGAGGCGGGTTTGCCCGCCTGGACGCTCGGCCTGACCTGCAAGGTCAATGACCAGCCGATCACGAGCTGGATCCTGCGAAGGTCCCTCTCGATGCAGAACTGCGCCTTCCCAGGCCAAACGCCCTATGTGTTCAAAAAGGACGAATCCCTTCGTTTGCATCAGACCTTGATCATCCGGCCGGCGACCCCGGCCAAGGGGTCAACGGTGCCCACCCCCCCAAAGTCCTGA
- a CDS encoding DUF4169 family protein, translated as MAEILNLNRARKAKAKADGKSQAAENRARFGRSKAEKALEAASADKLRRDLDGAKRED; from the coding sequence ATGGCCGAGATCCTCAATCTGAACCGGGCGCGTAAGGCCAAGGCCAAGGCTGATGGCAAGTCGCAAGCCGCCGAAAACCGCGCCAGGTTCGGACGTAGCAAGGCTGAAAAAGCCCTGGAAGCGGCCAGCGCAGACAAGCTCCGCCGCGACCTGGACGGGGCCAAACGCGAAGACTGA
- a CDS encoding tryptophan halogenase family protein, with translation MQNERAIRSIVIVGGGTAGWMAAAALRSALGRGSSIQLIESAEIGIVGVGEATIPAIRQFNALIGLKEAAFMRQTKASLKLGIEFVGWGDAQSRYLHPFGVYGPHNDLGDFHQLYLMLRDKGLADDIGAYSLCGQAARRGRVAAPTVDPASPLSRFTSAYHFDAILYGRHLRRFSEQLGVKRLEGEVIDVTLRSEDGFLESLTLKDGQTVSADLFIDCTGFRGLLIEGALKTGYDDWSHWLPVDRAVAVPCERVGPITPYTTSTVREAGWQWRIPLQHRTGNGYVYSSRFTTEEIATRTLMDNLDGAPLAEPRHLRFVTGRRRKAWNRNVVALGLASGFLEPLESTSIHMVHSGLVKLLQHFPDREFSPVNIDTYNRRVSEEAQEVRDFIILHYHATTRRDSEFWAYVASMPIPDSLRDRIAIFRDRGMLVSRPDELFSQSSWLAVMLGQGVIPQSYNPLADRSDPQDTAASFAALQRQIAQLVETMPDHEAFLAQNNMLDTVEA, from the coding sequence ATGCAGAACGAGCGGGCCATCAGGTCGATCGTGATTGTCGGCGGTGGCACGGCCGGCTGGATGGCCGCTGCGGCCCTCAGATCTGCCCTGGGCCGGGGTAGCTCGATCCAGCTGATCGAGTCGGCCGAGATCGGCATTGTGGGGGTAGGCGAGGCTACGATCCCGGCCATCCGCCAGTTCAATGCCCTGATCGGCCTGAAAGAGGCCGCCTTCATGCGGCAGACCAAGGCCAGCCTGAAGCTCGGGATCGAGTTCGTGGGCTGGGGCGATGCTCAAAGTCGCTACCTGCACCCCTTCGGCGTCTATGGTCCGCACAATGACCTGGGCGACTTTCACCAGCTCTATCTGATGCTGCGCGACAAGGGTCTGGCCGACGACATCGGGGCCTATTCCCTCTGCGGCCAGGCTGCGCGGCGCGGCCGGGTCGCCGCGCCGACCGTTGATCCGGCCTCACCTCTGAGCCGTTTCACCTCGGCCTATCATTTCGACGCCATTCTTTACGGCCGCCACCTGCGTCGCTTCAGCGAACAGCTGGGCGTCAAACGGCTTGAGGGCGAGGTCATAGACGTCACCTTGCGCAGCGAGGATGGCTTCCTCGAGAGCCTGACCCTGAAGGACGGCCAGACTGTCTCGGCCGACCTGTTCATCGACTGCACCGGCTTTCGCGGCCTCCTGATCGAGGGCGCTCTCAAGACCGGCTATGACGACTGGAGCCATTGGCTACCGGTGGATCGGGCGGTGGCGGTTCCGTGTGAGCGCGTCGGGCCGATCACGCCCTATACGACCTCGACCGTTCGCGAGGCGGGCTGGCAATGGCGCATTCCGCTGCAGCATCGCACCGGCAATGGCTATGTCTATTCCAGCCGCTTCACGACAGAAGAGATCGCCACCCGGACCCTGATGGACAATCTGGACGGCGCGCCCCTCGCAGAGCCGAGGCATCTGCGGTTTGTCACCGGCCGCCGGCGCAAGGCCTGGAACCGCAATGTTGTCGCACTCGGCCTGGCCAGCGGGTTTCTGGAGCCGCTCGAGTCGACCAGCATCCACATGGTCCATTCCGGCCTGGTGAAGCTGTTGCAGCATTTTCCCGACCGGGAATTCAGTCCGGTCAATATCGACACCTATAACCGACGGGTCAGCGAGGAAGCTCAGGAGGTGCGGGACTTCATCATCCTGCACTATCACGCCACCACAAGGCGGGACTCCGAGTTCTGGGCCTATGTCGCCAGCATGCCGATTCCGGACAGCCTGAGGGATCGCATCGCGATCTTCCGGGACCGGGGGATGCTGGTTTCGCGGCCTGACGAGCTTTTCTCCCAGAGTTCCTGGCTTGCGGTCATGCTGGGACAGGGCGTGATCCCCCAGAGCTACAATCCGCTCGCCGACCGGTCTGATCCCCAGGACACGGCCGCCAGCTTTGCGGCCCTCCAGCGCCAGATTGCCCAATTGGTCGAGACCATGCCAGACCATGAGGCCTTCCTGGCCCAGAACAACATGTTGGACACTGTCGAGGCGTGA